One Euwallacea similis isolate ESF13 chromosome 16, ESF131.1, whole genome shotgun sequence DNA segment encodes these proteins:
- the LOC136414033 gene encoding uncharacterized protein: MRGWSVRVPLKGFEVEEGCEESVKIMRQRSRWKMLWILVMIFHMPLCSCVEDESIDRRNVQKSLFSPRMDYNQWKPLGRGDPLQNDPTFDYVPPVLDHVHYWVEPKPKEMEPNKGGQKSEILLLGVSSKKPATHNASDRKDILYEPFPKYYHQDKGTSYYPNQPTQRISRPNYLPSMTSQVIPSLMSLATQVLNRTLFSKVAESRMPYTVLMPPPIFTKDPGNSHTTPMTPKPTYEPFTRKHQQFSPPGVTVQESNLIYQASSLGNRKEFEAVPSLSWELSSSTEALSPPKSFIKIQFAPQNFSNKILEASGSNHNVNFVTPPPLDDSKLTFKGHVSDDNDISDSYVRIEKPQAQMDHGGVDISNIHPMPIVFPNAEPFGNSNKYYHPVSMETIRDMETMKPPPPTQSPVYTRPTNPVVNILKKEHVDFTKDFSATKTYATTPKLESYPTDANTVEPELLVTTQDPVITTSVETTTIQTLTTDPLFRHYKQRMEPIKGPLYLIIQGHSKVKTYKPAKQIGGVMVQDTNEIPHDANVDYSIKHLHGFGEKEDLIKKSENIAKRRQARTGNLLTLKHVVQTGLGAIDFIDGEMLRRSDLKETELEAGYKVVDNKDVTSEKYMKGIVEAARKLE; this comes from the exons ATGCGGGGTTGGAGTGTTAGAGTGCCGTTGAAGGGTTTTGAGGTGGAAGAAGGTTGTGAAGAAAGTGTTAAG ATCATGCGGCAGCGAAGCAGATGGAAGATGCTGTGGATACTGGTTATGATATTTCACATGCCGCTTTGTTCTTGTGTGGAGGACGAATCTATAGATAGAAGAAATG TTCAGAAATCTCTATTCTCACCAAGGATGGATTACAATCAATGGAAACCACTAGGCCGCGGAGACCCATTGCAAAACGACCCAACTTTTGACTACGTCCCTCCAGTATTAGACCACGTGCATTATTGGGTCGAACCCAAACCGAAGGAAATGGAACCCAACAAGGGTGGTcagaaaagtgaaattttattattgggCGTTTCCTCCAAGAAACCCGCCACACACAATGCAAGTGACCGTAAAGATATACTTTACGAACCATTCCCCAAATACTACCATCAAGATAAGGGCACCAGTTACTACCCCAACCAACCAACTCAGCGAATTTCTAGACCAAATTATCTGCCCTCGATGACATCGCAGGTTATACCATCTCTCATGTCTTTGGCCACCCAAGTTTTGAACAGGACATTGTTTTCTAAAGTAGCCGAGTCGAGAATGCCTTACACTGTTCTAATGCCCCCTCCGATATTCACAAAAGACCCAGGGAATAGTCATACAACTCCCATGACTCCTAAGCCAACATATGAGCCATTCACCAGAAAACATCAACAGTTCAGTCCTCCTGGAGTGACTGTACAGGAATCTAATCTTATCTATCAGGCCAGTAGCCTAGGAAATCGTAAGGAATTCGAGGCTGTGCCCTCACTCAGCTGGGAATTGTCCTCATCAACTGAAGCTCTATCGCCTCCAAAgagtttcataaaaattcaatttgcccctcaaaatttctcaaataaaatCTTGGAAGCATCTGGAAGTAATCATAATGTGAACTTTGTTACCCCTCCTCCTTTAGACGATAGTAAGTTAACTTTTAAAGGCCACGTGAGTGATGATAATGATATATCGGATAGTTATGTGAGGATTGAGAAGCCTCAGGCTCAAATGGATCATGGAGGGGTAGACATTTCCAATATTCATCCAATGCCTATAGTGTTTCCAAATGCTGAGCCCTTTGGCAATTCCAATAAATACTATCACCCGGTAAGCATGGAAACTATAAGGGATATGGAGACTATGAAGCCTCCTCCTCCCACTCAGAGTCCTGTTTATACTAGACCCACAAATCCTGTGGtgaacattttaaagaaaGAACATGTAGACTTCACTAAAGACTTCTCGGCGACTAAGACGTATGCTACTACCCCTAAATTAGAATCTTACCCTACAGATGCTAATACTGTCGAGCCAGAATTACTAGTTACTACCCAAGATCCTGTGATAACAACCTCAGTGGAAACTACTACAATCCAGACCTTGACTACAGACCCATTATTCAGGCATTACAAGCAGCGTATGGAGCCTATAAAAGGGCCGTTATATCTGATCATTCAAGGGCATTCGAAGGTTAAAACATATAAACCTGCCAAGCAGATTGGTGGGGTAATGGTGCAGGATACTAATGAAATTCCGCATGATGCAAACGTCGACTATAGCATCAAGCATTTGCATGGATTTGGGGAAAAGGAAGATTTGATtaagaaatctgaaaatataGCTAAAAGGAGGCAGGCCAGGACTGGGAATTTGCTTACTTTAAAGCATGTAGTGCAAACAGGATTAGGGGCTATAGATTTTATCGACGGGGAAATGCTCCGCAGGAGCGATTTGAAGGAGACTGAACTGGAAGCAGGATATAAAGTGGTGGATAACAAAGACGTTACTAGCGAGAAGTACATGAAAGGCATTGTTGAAGCGGCTAGGAAATTAGAGTAA